From a single Vicugna pacos chromosome 4, VicPac4, whole genome shotgun sequence genomic region:
- the BAAT gene encoding bile acid-CoA:amino acid N-acyltransferase: MSQLTATPASALADEPVHIRATGLPPLQMVTLVASLKDEKGTLFQSRAFYRANEAGELDLKQAPALGGDYVGVHPMGPFWSLKPDKGFRRLLKRDVMNSPFWVTLQLYDSLYLQDSAPGEPRASQVVQRWFSSPGVQRVKIHEGRLRGALFLPPGEGPFLGLIDLFGGTGGLVDFRASLLASRGFAVLALAYFAYEDLPQKLQEVDLEYFEEGANLLLAHPKVQGPGIGVVSMSKGAEIGLAMACFLKQVVATVCINGSNAVFECPLRYQDLVIASIPSFPERMDVHPMGAARLRHYRGDPRDELNQQSVLPIEKAQGQILFIIGEDDECYNSKKYAEQALDQLRNHGKSNGRMLLYPKTGHLLEPPYGPLCSASVHPSYGLFRPILWGGEPAAHAAAQVHAWGEIQKFLRQHLIQSRSKF; this comes from the exons ATGTCCCAACTGACAGCCACCCCAGCAAGTGCCCTTGCAGACGAGCCTGTGCACATCCGAGCGACGGGCCTGCCTCCCTTGCAGATGGTGACCCTTGTGGCATCTCTGAAGGATGAGAAGGGGACTCTGTTCCAGTCCAGAGCTTTCTAcagggccaacgaggctggtgaGCTGGACCTGAAGCAGGCGCCTGCCTTGGGAGGTGACTATGTGGGGGTCCATCCGATGGGCCCCTTCTGGTCTCTGAAGCCTGATAAGGGTTTTAGGAGGCTGCTCAAGCGCGATGTGATGAACAGCCCCTTTTGGGTCACTCTGCAGCTATATGACTCACTTTATCTCCAAGATTCAGCCCCgggcgagcccagggccagccaAGTGGTGCAGCGCTGGTTCTCCAGTCCTGGGGTCCAGCGGGTGAAGATCCACGAAGGCCGCTTGCGAGGAGCCCTTTTCCTCCCTCCAG GGGAAGGCCCTTTCCTGGGACTCATTGACTTGTTTGGGGGCACCGGCGGCTTAGTGGATTTTCGGGCCAGTCTTTTGGCTTCCCGTGGCTTTGCAGTGCTGGCATTAGCATATTTTGCCTATGAAGACCTGCCTCAAAAGCTGCAGGAAGTGGACCTGGAATACTTTGAGGAAGGTGCCAACTTGCTACTAGCTCATCCCAAG GTTCAAGGTCCCGGAATCGGAGTGGTCTCTATGAGCAAAGGTGCAGAGATTGGGCTGGCCATGGCCTGCTTCCTGAAGCAGGTGGTGGCCACTGTCTGCATCAACGGGTCCAATGCCGTCTTTGAATGTCCGCTCAGGTACCAGGATCTGGTTATAGCATCCATCCCCTCATTTCCAGAGCGCATGGATGTCCACCCCATGGGGGCTGCACGCCTCCGCCACTACAGGGGGGACCCCCGGGATGAACTGAATCAGCAGAGTGTGCTTCCTATTGAAAAGGCCCAGGGTCAGATCCTCTTCATTATAGGGGAGGATGATGAATgctataatagcaaaaaatacgCTGAGCAGGCCCTTGACCAGCTGCGGAACCACGGGAAAAGCAATGGAAGGATGCTGCTCTACCCCAAGACGGGCCACCTCTTAGAGCCGCCCTATGGGCCCCTGTGCTCTGCGTCTGTGCACCCAAGCTATGGCCTCTTCCGCCCCATCCTCTGGGGCGGGGAGCCTGCTGCTCATGCAGCAGCCCAGGTACACGCCTGGGGAGAGATCCAGAAGTTCCTCAGGCAACACCTCATTCAGAGCAGAAGCAAATTCTGA